The following proteins come from a genomic window of Malus domestica chromosome 02, GDT2T_hap1:
- the LOC103406692 gene encoding uncharacterized protein isoform X2 produces MRDLNGTIATDGVCSRTTQLSPRAVPAYANILPPIRLKRTSSILRDNNIDHLPESLLVEILCRLPCFKSVSQCKLVSKRWCSLLSDPHFIRLFLCVQRNRKKKPTGSAISIQGEEFLSRVSPSSRPLAQLFKGLVSIHGLKQEPIVVGAYNDLVLCCASEYSQRDYYICNPHTVQWVPLPPPPQVYSYVTVGFTCDLPFYDYKKDDQQGDIIQLNAEYKFRVVRLIDPRVDDDDDDDVVSCEIEAQIFFSETGEWREFVLSSPSAIAVGDLCRESIGVASNKMMYWLGGGGEFLIGFDPFMIDNSDNTRTHYKCFFSECGEWDSGLMDSLVTLDGRPRMCVYDSPTRTLSIWEVYEAKEGDQTVMIHGGAGSLCVRRYKSVYLGDEEMVVISPNINHIRAVVFDPNNEDLVYLVIDSTRDWNKKDVIRCNTRTREMSKVLFAPVSICASVVADTSPSTTTTWRAQAKPLNLIWQLETQMSRCLGSEINKRSCLFPLILFTSTEVQNQRFPELMLHALSVESP; encoded by the coding sequence ATGAGAGATCTTAATGGTACAATTGCCACTGATGGAGTCTGCAGTAGAACAACCCAGTTATCTCCTAGAGCAGTACCGGCCTATGCTAATATTCTTCCCCCAATAAGATTGAAAAGGACATCATCAATATTGCGGGACAATAATATTGATCATCTGCCAGAGTCATTATTGGTTGAAATCCTTTGTAGACTCCCTTGTTTTAAGTCCGTTTCTCAATGCAAGCTTGTTTCCAAGCGTTGGTGCAGTCTCCTATCAGATCCTCATTTTATCCGCCTTTTTCTATGTGTTCAAAGGAATCGTAAGAAAAAGCCAACAGGTTCTGCCATAAGCATACAAGGGGAGGAATTCCTTAGTAGAGTTTCACCATCCTCTAGGCCCCTAGCTCAGTTGTTCAAAGGGCTTGTGAGCATCCACGGTTTGAAACAAGAGCCAATTGTGGTAGGTGCCTACAACGACTTAGTTTTGTGCTGCGCAAGCGAGTATAGTCAGCGCGATTACTACATCTGCAATCCACACACAGTCCAgtgggttcctcttcctccCCCACCTCAAGTCTACAGTTATGTAACGGTGGGGTTCACCTGCGATCTTCCCTTCTATGACTATAAGAAAGATGATCAGCAAGGGGACATCATCCAGCTTAATGCGGAGTACAAGTTCAGGGTTGTGAGATTAATTGACCCTCgtgttgatgatgatgacgatgatgatgtAGTTTCCTGCGAAATCGAAGCACAGATCTTCTTTTCGGAGACCGGTGAATGGAGGGAGTTCGTTTTGTCATCCCCATCCGCCATCGCGGTAGGAGACCTGTGTAGAGAGAGTATTGGCGTTGCTTCCAACAAAATGATGTATTGGCTGGGCGGTGGAGGAGAGTTTCTTATTGGGTTTGATCCGTTCATGATCGACAACAGTGATAATACTAGAACTCATTATAAATGCTTTTTCAGTGAGTGTGGCGAGTGGGATTCCGGTTTAATGGATTCCCTAGTTACGCTTGACGGGCGTCCGCGGATGTGCGTGTACGACTCTCCTACTCGCACTCTGTCTATTTGGGAGGTGTATGAAGCAAAGGAAGGTGATCAGACGGTCATGATCCACGGTGGAGCAGGCAGTTTGTGTGTGAGACGTTATAAGAGCGTATACTTGGGGGATGAAGAAATGGTTGTGATTAGTCCAAATATAAATCATATTAGAGCGGTTGTTTTCGACCCgaataatgaggatttggtgTATCTGGTTATAGATAGTACCAGAGACTGGAACAAGAAAGACGTTATCAGGTGCAATACTCGTACAAGAGAGATGTCAAAGGTGTTGTTTGCACCTGTTTCCATTTGTGCTTCCGTGGTGGCCGACACCAGTCCGTCAACTACCACAACGTGGCGAGCCCAGGCCAAACCTCTCAACTTGATTTG
- the LOC103406692 gene encoding uncharacterized protein isoform X3, whose translation MRDLNGTIATDGVCSRTTQLSPRAVPAYANILPPIRLKRTSSILRDNNIDHLPESLLVEILCRLPCFKSVSQCKLVSKRWCSLLSDPHFIRLFLCVQRNRKKKPTGSAISIQGEEFLSRVSPSSRPLAQLFKGLVSIHGLKQEPIVVGAYNDLVLCCASEYSQRDYYICNPHTVQWVPLPPPPQVYSYVTVGFTCDLPFYDYKKDDQQGDIIQLNAEYKFRVVRLIDPRVDDDDDDDVVSCEIEAQIFFSETGEWREFVLSSPSAIAVGDLCRESIGVASNKMMYWLGGGGEFLIGFDPFMIDNSDNTRTHYKCFFSECGEWDSGLMDSLVTLDGRPRMCVYDSPTRTLSIWEVYEAKEGDQTVMIHGGAGSLCVRRYKSVYLGDEEMVVISPNINHIRAVVFDPNNEDLVYLVIDSTRDWNKKDVIRCNTRTREMSKVLFAPVSICASVVADTSPSTTTTWRAQAKPLNLI comes from the exons ATGAGAGATCTTAATGGTACAATTGCCACTGATGGAGTCTGCAGTAGAACAACCCAGTTATCTCCTAGAGCAGTACCGGCCTATGCTAATATTCTTCCCCCAATAAGATTGAAAAGGACATCATCAATATTGCGGGACAATAATATTGATCATCTGCCAGAGTCATTATTGGTTGAAATCCTTTGTAGACTCCCTTGTTTTAAGTCCGTTTCTCAATGCAAGCTTGTTTCCAAGCGTTGGTGCAGTCTCCTATCAGATCCTCATTTTATCCGCCTTTTTCTATGTGTTCAAAGGAATCGTAAGAAAAAGCCAACAGGTTCTGCCATAAGCATACAAGGGGAGGAATTCCTTAGTAGAGTTTCACCATCCTCTAGGCCCCTAGCTCAGTTGTTCAAAGGGCTTGTGAGCATCCACGGTTTGAAACAAGAGCCAATTGTGGTAGGTGCCTACAACGACTTAGTTTTGTGCTGCGCAAGCGAGTATAGTCAGCGCGATTACTACATCTGCAATCCACACACAGTCCAgtgggttcctcttcctccCCCACCTCAAGTCTACAGTTATGTAACGGTGGGGTTCACCTGCGATCTTCCCTTCTATGACTATAAGAAAGATGATCAGCAAGGGGACATCATCCAGCTTAATGCGGAGTACAAGTTCAGGGTTGTGAGATTAATTGACCCTCgtgttgatgatgatgacgatgatgatgtAGTTTCCTGCGAAATCGAAGCACAGATCTTCTTTTCGGAGACCGGTGAATGGAGGGAGTTCGTTTTGTCATCCCCATCCGCCATCGCGGTAGGAGACCTGTGTAGAGAGAGTATTGGCGTTGCTTCCAACAAAATGATGTATTGGCTGGGCGGTGGAGGAGAGTTTCTTATTGGGTTTGATCCGTTCATGATCGACAACAGTGATAATACTAGAACTCATTATAAATGCTTTTTCAGTGAGTGTGGCGAGTGGGATTCCGGTTTAATGGATTCCCTAGTTACGCTTGACGGGCGTCCGCGGATGTGCGTGTACGACTCTCCTACTCGCACTCTGTCTATTTGGGAGGTGTATGAAGCAAAGGAAGGTGATCAGACGGTCATGATCCACGGTGGAGCAGGCAGTTTGTGTGTGAGACGTTATAAGAGCGTATACTTGGGGGATGAAGAAATGGTTGTGATTAGTCCAAATATAAATCATATTAGAGCGGTTGTTTTCGACCCgaataatgaggatttggtgTATCTGGTTATAGATAGTACCAGAGACTGGAACAAGAAAGACGTTATCAGGTGCAATACTCGTACAAGAGAGATGTCAAAGGTGTTGTTTGCACCTGTTTCCATTTGTGCTTCCGTGGTGGCCGACACCAGTCCGTCAACTACCACAACGTGGCGAGCCCAGGCCAAACCTCTCAACTTGATTTG a